AGTGGGTGATTTACACGGTTTATTTGTCTGAAAAAATTGGCTATTGGCGCTACATTCTGATTCATCGTCACCTGGCCGCCCATCCCGAAAATCAGTTTTATCCCCTGTTCAAATACTTTGAACCTTGGTGTCAGGATGAAAATCGCCATGGCGATATTTTCAAGGCCCTCCTGCGATCGCAGCCCGGCCTGTGGCAAACCTGGCAATCGCGTCTCTGGAGCCGTTTTTTCCTGCTGACGGTGTTTGCAACCCACACCTTAACGGTTCATGAGCGCGCGAATTTCTATCACACCCTTGGCATCAATCCCACGGACTTTGATGCGGAAGTGATTCGCAAAACCAACGAAACGGCGGCGCGGGCTTTCCCGTCTGTTTTAAATGTGGATCATCCAGAATTTCTCGATCGACTCCATCAATGTTCTGATCTGAATCAGCAGATGAGCGCGATCGAGAAATCACCACAGCCCAAGTGGTTGAAATCCCTGAAGAAGCTCCCGATTCAGGTGCAAATTTTTGGGCATTTGCTGCGTCTGTTCCTGTTGCCAGGGGTGGATGCGGAAGCGCTACGGGGAACCGTTCGCTAACTGAGGTGCTAGCTGAGTTGGTAACTAGGTTGTTAACTCAG
This sequence is a window from Limnothrix sp. FACHB-406. Protein-coding genes within it:
- the acsF gene encoding magnesium-protoporphyrin IX monomethyl ester (oxidative) cyclase gives rise to the protein MVDSLAKPAIAKQVAIQENLLTPRFYTTNFEVAAGLDLSAQATELEAMLAEMRADYNRDHFVRDQSFNQSWDHITGEARQAFIDYLERSCVSEFSGFLLFKELSRRVKQRSPLLAEMFQLMARDEARHAGFLNKAMGDFGRTLDLGHLTKNRQYTFFPIEWVIYTVYLSEKIGYWRYILIHRHLAAHPENQFYPLFKYFEPWCQDENRHGDIFKALLRSQPGLWQTWQSRLWSRFFLLTVFATHTLTVHERANFYHTLGINPTDFDAEVIRKTNETAARAFPSVLNVDHPEFLDRLHQCSDLNQQMSAIEKSPQPKWLKSLKKLPIQVQIFGHLLRLFLLPGVDAEALRGTVR